A stretch of the Teretinema zuelzerae genome encodes the following:
- a CDS encoding family 43 glycosylhydrolase, which yields MKTYRTRGNPYLPSWEYVPDGEPHVFGDRVYVYGSHDYFNGHVFCLGDYVCWSAPVNDLTLWTFEGVIYKKTDDPLNPAGAMCLYAPDATQGPDGRYYLYYVLDKVSVVSVAVSDRPAGPFSFYGYVRRPDGGLLGAVPGDEPQFDPGVLTEGDQTYLYTGFCARGDASRTGPMASVIGPDMLTLIRGPENLLPSEPFSKGSGFEGHEYFEAASIRKFGDIYYFIYSSIVMHELCYATSDRPDGGFRYGGVLVSNNDLHIGGYKESETPAYYGGNNHGSLVEIGGRFYVFYHRHTHGTTFCRQGCAEPIARLADGSFVQAEMTSQGLSGKPLAGRGEYPAYMACNLWCAVPSLYTAQAAVADNRFPHITQEGRDGDEVDGYIANMMDGAVAGFKYFDFAGARSIRMSVRGYCRGSFVVSTSPGGPAAALLAVDFTNVWTEYRSELSVPDGTHPLYFRYEGEGRAEFASFSLE from the coding sequence ATGAAAACATACAGAACACGCGGAAACCCCTATCTTCCTTCCTGGGAATACGTACCGGACGGAGAGCCGCACGTTTTCGGCGACCGCGTGTACGTGTACGGATCCCATGACTATTTCAACGGCCATGTTTTCTGCCTCGGCGATTATGTATGCTGGTCGGCTCCGGTGAATGATCTTACGCTCTGGACCTTCGAAGGCGTCATCTACAAAAAAACCGACGATCCTCTGAACCCCGCGGGCGCGATGTGCCTCTACGCTCCCGACGCGACTCAGGGGCCTGACGGCCGCTATTACCTGTACTACGTTCTGGACAAGGTTTCTGTCGTGTCGGTGGCCGTGTCCGACCGGCCCGCCGGCCCCTTTTCGTTTTACGGATACGTCCGCCGTCCCGACGGAGGCCTTCTCGGCGCCGTTCCGGGAGACGAACCCCAATTCGACCCCGGCGTGCTTACAGAAGGGGATCAGACCTATCTCTATACCGGCTTTTGCGCCCGCGGCGACGCCTCCCGCACCGGACCGATGGCGAGCGTGATCGGTCCCGACATGCTCACCCTTATCAGGGGACCGGAAAATCTGCTTCCGAGCGAACCTTTTTCGAAGGGTTCGGGGTTCGAGGGCCATGAGTACTTCGAGGCGGCGAGCATCAGGAAATTCGGCGATATCTACTATTTCATCTACTCGTCCATCGTCATGCACGAGCTTTGCTACGCGACGAGCGATCGGCCCGACGGAGGCTTCCGGTACGGAGGCGTACTCGTCAGCAACAACGACCTTCACATCGGGGGATATAAGGAGTCGGAGACTCCCGCGTACTACGGCGGAAACAACCACGGCAGCCTCGTCGAGATAGGCGGGCGTTTCTACGTCTTCTACCACCGACATACCCACGGCACGACCTTCTGCCGGCAGGGCTGCGCGGAACCGATCGCCCGTCTCGCGGACGGATCGTTCGTCCAGGCAGAGATGACGTCGCAGGGCTTATCCGGAAAGCCTCTTGCCGGCCGCGGCGAATATCCCGCGTACATGGCCTGCAATCTCTGGTGCGCAGTTCCGTCCCTCTATACCGCGCAGGCCGCCGTCGCGGACAATCGCTTCCCTCATATCACTCAGGAAGGCAGGGACGGGGACGAGGTTGACGGATATATCGCCAACATGATGGACGGAGCCGTCGCGGGATTTAAATACTTCGACTTCGCGGGCGCTCGTTCGATCCGCATGAGCGTCCGGGGCTACTGCCGCGGCTCCTTCGTAGTTTCAACGTCGCCCGGCGGTCCTGCGGCCGCGCTACTCGCAGTCGACTTTACGAACGTATGGACCGAATACCGTTCGGAACTCTCAGTTCCCGACGGAACTCATCCTCTCTATTTCCGCTACGAAGGAGAAGGTCGGGCCGAGTTCGCGTCCTTCTCTCTCGAGTGA
- a CDS encoding PilZ domain-containing protein, giving the protein MSINERRMPRYPDFARACLKGHCEFPGYLEDVSKTGCKVRFAQDFGIDLENEYTLTILPGFRSGIKEFELTVCPQWVENGADSCEIGFQVLHSPGIRHYARYVDILAEQGEEELQEA; this is encoded by the coding sequence ATGAGTATCAACGAAAGGCGAATGCCGCGCTACCCCGATTTTGCCCGGGCGTGCCTCAAGGGACACTGCGAGTTTCCCGGTTATCTTGAAGACGTGAGCAAAACAGGATGCAAGGTGCGCTTTGCGCAGGACTTCGGCATCGACCTTGAAAACGAATACACCCTCACCATCCTTCCGGGCTTCCGTTCGGGAATAAAAGAGTTCGAGCTGACCGTTTGCCCGCAATGGGTGGAAAACGGAGCCGATTCCTGCGAAATAGGCTTTCAGGTTCTGCACTCCCCGGGAATCCGCCACTATGCCCGCTACGTAGACATACTCGCTGAACAGGGCGAAGAAGAACTCCAGGAAGCATGA
- a CDS encoding SAM-dependent methyltransferase, with translation MSVDYLPGKAWLAVSDWRDNLFDELSINPNNPPSTVRIAGDLVYREGPAPQAWWHRTRLEKPFIATFSSIKEASDILRGIQRNWAHEPVACFRRARLIEEKLPFVQDKPRAFPYSVPASPMGVWSLLDEHTLFASAETSSPFPRGILRFEEDHVNPPSRAYLKMYEALAWVDKLSADRGIPEGSRLPGTGSKCIDAGACPGGWTWALDRLGAEITAIDRSELDPRLMAKPNITFIKHDAFTLKPADYGQQDWVCSDVICYPPRLLEWVNEWLDSGLCGNFICTIKMQGKADHETTLAFSRIPGSAIVHLTANKNELTWIRLKP, from the coding sequence ATGAGCGTCGACTATCTTCCGGGGAAAGCATGGCTCGCCGTTTCCGACTGGCGGGACAACCTGTTCGACGAATTATCGATCAATCCGAACAATCCCCCGTCCACTGTCCGCATCGCCGGAGACCTCGTGTACCGGGAAGGTCCCGCGCCCCAAGCATGGTGGCACCGCACGCGCCTTGAAAAACCGTTCATAGCGACCTTTTCTTCTATAAAAGAAGCCTCTGACATCTTGCGCGGAATCCAGCGGAACTGGGCACACGAACCGGTCGCCTGCTTCCGCCGCGCCCGCCTCATCGAAGAAAAACTTCCCTTCGTGCAGGATAAACCGCGGGCATTCCCCTACTCCGTCCCGGCGAGCCCGATGGGCGTATGGAGCCTTCTCGACGAACACACCCTCTTTGCCTCCGCGGAAACATCGAGCCCTTTTCCCCGGGGCATTCTCCGCTTCGAAGAAGACCACGTGAACCCGCCGAGCCGGGCCTATCTTAAAATGTACGAAGCGCTCGCCTGGGTGGATAAGCTCTCCGCCGACCGCGGAATTCCGGAAGGCTCGCGATTGCCGGGAACCGGATCAAAATGCATCGACGCGGGCGCCTGCCCCGGAGGATGGACCTGGGCTCTCGACCGCCTGGGAGCGGAAATCACCGCGATAGACCGGAGCGAACTCGATCCGCGCCTTATGGCCAAACCGAATATCACGTTCATCAAACACGACGCCTTTACGCTCAAACCGGCCGATTACGGACAGCAAGACTGGGTATGTTCTGACGTCATCTGCTATCCTCCCCGCCTGCTCGAATGGGTGAACGAATGGCTCGACTCCGGCCTCTGCGGAAATTTCATCTGCACCATCAAGATGCAGGGCAAGGCCGACCACGAAACGACGCTCGCCTTTTCCCGAATCCCCGGAAGCGCGATCGTGCATTTAACGGCGAACAAAAACGAACTGACTTGGATACGGCTCAAACCGTGA
- the pyrE gene encoding orotate phosphoribosyltransferase, which translates to MTDVAAILSSCKAMLTGHFLLSSGKHSSQYFQCARLLQHPEKAAEVVATVADRIKADVKAGKLAVDSVIGPAMGGIVVAYELGRQLGTPAFFTERNDEGVMALRRGFEIQPGEKIIIAEDVVTTGKSTLETAEQIQAMGGVVVASICVVDRRPADAEEPFPWPLYAALRQPAVLWDADACELCKEGNTPAVKPGSRKVF; encoded by the coding sequence ATGACAGACGTCGCCGCGATTCTGAGCAGCTGCAAGGCTATGCTAACCGGACACTTCCTGCTTTCGAGCGGAAAGCATTCATCCCAGTACTTTCAGTGCGCGCGCCTGCTCCAGCACCCGGAGAAGGCGGCTGAAGTGGTCGCGACGGTGGCCGACCGAATCAAGGCGGACGTAAAAGCCGGCAAGCTCGCGGTCGATTCGGTCATCGGGCCGGCGATGGGCGGCATCGTAGTCGCGTACGAGCTCGGCAGACAGCTGGGAACGCCCGCGTTTTTTACCGAGCGGAACGACGAGGGAGTCATGGCGCTGAGGCGCGGATTCGAGATTCAGCCGGGAGAGAAGATCATCATCGCGGAAGACGTGGTGACCACCGGAAAAAGCACGCTTGAAACCGCCGAGCAGATTCAGGCGATGGGCGGAGTCGTCGTCGCTTCGATCTGCGTGGTCGACCGGCGCCCCGCCGACGCGGAGGAACCCTTCCCCTGGCCCCTCTACGCCGCGCTCCGACAGCCCGCCGTTCTCTGGGACGCGGACGCCTGCGAACTGTGCAAGGAAGGGAATACGCCCGCCGTAAAACCCGGTTCCCGGAAGGTTTTCTAA
- a CDS encoding MFS transporter encodes MSKQLTQAQMTRAMRISIFSGAASVVWQLVCAIQPLFNVFFQNHLGATAAQLGLLVTIIQLTAVFQIAGIVLYGLIGRQKPIFMVGHIIHRALTAIIAFVAFNVARGGSTQRGIVIIIAAMGISWIFANASSACWWGWIADIFPESMRGEFFMRRSSIIQIVNIVWFFLASTLLDIFPKESTLIVFGVLISVGALAGLLDIVSQIVTPEPLPEKKPDFDVSTVFEPLKNKDFIRYAAAIGLAVFSMNMIGPFQAPWVVNPDHIGAPNTWLGIMSMLTQFLWVICAPFWGTVMDRWGRKSVVILGTLLVVGWIGYLFLTPGNYFIALPLIAIFSGVLAPAFWEGSNQMMLSLAPEKNRVSYVAWYLAIVGLVSAPGSLAGGVLSDTLAGLSIPVGPFEFANFHVVQSISIVLGIFCAFLISRVREGNEKPFGFVVGQIANPQIIRTFQYLDSLNRSETPRANAAILRNFRDESAELAVKDIIELLDDPDGSVQEEAARALGRIRSIQAVDALILRLLDEDSDIRIEAARSLGRIGDKKAVRALVGCLWESGEELQKACIEALADIGDEESIAQVMSFLRENRSERLRQISSAAAARLGIFEAAWDIYPRIITARTRTQRTQYAIAMADLLGKSGEFYQYVSGSASVLQKRQQRLLADFQQNMQNVYARQQKKKSRIKTDLIAKIRSALEEDRNREALQETVVFSKKLLGDLFGAELMEDGKDREFLFRIDQKLGVFAWMTEKADEFADGEEASGETARILTLLIVYFLAVY; translated from the coding sequence ATGTCGAAACAATTAACCCAGGCTCAAATGACCCGCGCGATGCGAATCAGCATTTTCTCCGGCGCAGCTTCCGTAGTCTGGCAGCTCGTGTGCGCGATCCAGCCGCTTTTCAACGTATTTTTCCAGAACCACCTCGGCGCGACGGCGGCCCAGCTCGGCCTCCTGGTGACGATTATTCAGCTCACTGCCGTGTTCCAGATCGCCGGCATCGTGCTCTACGGCCTCATCGGCCGGCAAAAGCCGATTTTCATGGTCGGCCACATAATTCACCGCGCCCTTACGGCGATCATCGCCTTCGTCGCGTTCAACGTGGCGCGGGGCGGTTCTACACAGAGAGGAATCGTCATCATCATCGCGGCGATGGGAATCTCCTGGATTTTCGCGAACGCCTCCAGCGCCTGCTGGTGGGGATGGATAGCCGACATCTTCCCGGAATCCATGAGGGGCGAGTTTTTCATGCGCCGCTCGTCCATCATCCAGATCGTAAACATCGTCTGGTTCTTTCTCGCGAGCACCCTTCTCGATATTTTCCCCAAAGAGTCTACGCTCATCGTGTTCGGAGTTCTCATATCCGTGGGAGCGCTGGCGGGACTTCTGGATATCGTAAGCCAGATAGTAACCCCTGAGCCGCTGCCGGAGAAGAAGCCGGACTTCGATGTTTCCACCGTCTTCGAGCCCTTGAAAAACAAGGATTTCATCAGATACGCGGCGGCGATCGGCCTTGCAGTTTTTTCCATGAACATGATCGGGCCCTTCCAGGCGCCCTGGGTCGTAAATCCGGACCATATCGGCGCGCCGAACACCTGGCTCGGCATCATGAGCATGCTGACACAGTTTCTCTGGGTGATCTGCGCGCCCTTCTGGGGAACGGTAATGGATCGCTGGGGGCGCAAGTCCGTCGTGATTCTGGGAACCCTCCTCGTCGTCGGATGGATCGGATATCTGTTCCTCACGCCGGGAAACTACTTTATCGCCCTACCCCTCATCGCCATCTTCTCCGGCGTCCTCGCGCCCGCGTTCTGGGAAGGCTCGAACCAGATGATGCTCTCCCTCGCGCCGGAAAAGAACCGGGTGTCGTACGTCGCCTGGTACCTGGCGATAGTCGGCCTCGTCTCGGCTCCGGGCTCCCTTGCCGGAGGCGTCTTGAGCGATACGCTCGCCGGGCTTTCAATACCGGTCGGGCCCTTCGAATTCGCCAATTTCCATGTCGTGCAGAGCATTTCCATCGTGCTCGGCATATTCTGCGCCTTCCTCATTTCGCGCGTGCGCGAAGGAAACGAGAAGCCCTTCGGTTTCGTGGTCGGCCAAATAGCGAACCCCCAGATAATCCGCACCTTCCAGTATCTCGATTCGCTGAACCGCAGCGAAACTCCGCGGGCGAACGCGGCCATTCTCCGGAACTTCCGCGACGAATCGGCCGAACTCGCCGTGAAGGACATCATCGAACTGCTCGACGACCCGGACGGCAGCGTGCAGGAAGAAGCGGCCCGCGCCCTCGGCAGGATCAGATCGATCCAGGCAGTCGACGCCCTCATCCTCCGCCTGCTCGACGAAGACTCCGACATCCGCATCGAAGCGGCCCGTTCGCTCGGGCGCATCGGCGACAAAAAGGCGGTGAGGGCCCTGGTGGGATGCCTGTGGGAATCGGGAGAAGAGCTGCAAAAAGCCTGCATCGAAGCCCTGGCGGACATCGGCGACGAGGAATCGATAGCGCAGGTGATGTCCTTCCTCCGGGAAAACAGGAGCGAACGGCTCCGCCAGATCAGCTCGGCGGCGGCCGCCCGACTCGGGATATTCGAGGCAGCATGGGATATTTACCCCCGCATCATCACCGCCAGAACCAGGACGCAGCGAACCCAGTACGCGATCGCTATGGCCGACCTTCTGGGGAAAAGCGGCGAGTTTTATCAGTACGTTTCCGGAAGCGCTTCGGTGTTGCAGAAGCGGCAGCAGCGGCTGCTCGCGGACTTTCAACAGAACATGCAGAACGTGTACGCCCGGCAGCAAAAAAAGAAAAGCCGGATAAAAACAGATCTCATCGCGAAGATCCGTTCGGCCCTGGAAGAAGACCGCAACCGGGAAGCCCTGCAGGAGACGGTCGTGTTCTCCAAAAAGCTCCTGGGAGACCTCTTCGGGGCAGAACTGATGGAAGACGGAAAAGACAGGGAATTCCTGTTCCGGATAGACCAGAAGCTCGGGGTGTTCGCCTGGATGACGGAGAAGGCCGACGAATTCGCGGACGGGGAGGAAGCTTCAGGAGAGACAGCGCGAATTCTTACCCTCCTGATCGTCTATTTCCTTGCCGTATATTGA
- a CDS encoding PP2C family protein-serine/threonine phosphatase produces the protein MISIESIDEKPNLQDEFAYRQIGAITMQVDPIDVSASLETVMDFFRDNPAHSALPIERNGVLIGILERTTVEKMNESAWTRFWQKDLDAYIQSPLLSLRADDYIEKNINRITELNNEKGTRFFAVFYRKSFFGIVGLREMLMRITDLRSRDMAKARMVQQNLLDHSSAKKDPRYSVLTWNRMANEVGGDFYQDFAFPDGNRHIIGCFDVSGKNVAASLSTMAIGSFFTALKHFDLGDRFGEATTLLMDDYIENLTPSDMFITAALCYVDLAEGTVLIQNCGHTPIYLFIPGENKKIAGRTMNPNLPPLGMGILQSEESTSYKLNIVKGLRIALYTDGLTDMVTPDGVRFDDDRTRELIASTYGKSENDTRDVFQKEIDGWISEAMLPDDITIMDIRFN, from the coding sequence ATGATCAGCATAGAAAGTATTGACGAAAAACCCAATCTGCAGGACGAATTCGCATACCGCCAGATCGGGGCGATCACCATGCAGGTGGATCCGATCGACGTGAGCGCGTCGCTTGAAACCGTAATGGATTTTTTCCGGGACAACCCGGCGCACAGCGCCCTTCCGATAGAACGGAACGGAGTGCTCATCGGCATACTCGAGCGGACCACGGTGGAAAAAATGAACGAGTCCGCATGGACGCGGTTCTGGCAGAAAGACCTCGATGCCTACATACAGTCACCCCTCCTTTCCCTCAGGGCCGACGATTACATCGAAAAGAACATCAACCGCATCACCGAACTCAACAACGAAAAGGGCACGCGCTTTTTCGCCGTATTCTACCGGAAAAGCTTTTTCGGAATCGTCGGCTTGCGCGAAATGCTCATGCGGATCACCGACCTCAGAAGCCGCGACATGGCAAAGGCGCGAATGGTTCAGCAGAACCTCCTCGACCATTCCTCGGCGAAAAAGGACCCGCGCTACAGCGTGCTTACCTGGAACCGCATGGCGAACGAGGTAGGCGGAGATTTTTATCAGGACTTCGCCTTTCCGGACGGAAACCGGCACATCATCGGCTGTTTCGACGTGTCCGGAAAAAACGTCGCGGCCTCCCTTTCCACCATGGCGATCGGCTCGTTCTTCACCGCGCTCAAGCACTTCGACCTGGGAGACCGGTTCGGAGAGGCGACGACCCTGCTGATGGACGATTACATTGAAAACCTCACTCCCTCGGACATGTTCATCACCGCGGCGCTCTGCTATGTGGACCTCGCCGAGGGCACGGTTCTTATACAAAACTGCGGGCACACGCCGATCTACCTGTTCATCCCCGGAGAAAACAAGAAGATCGCCGGCAGAACGATGAACCCCAACCTTCCGCCGCTGGGAATGGGAATTCTCCAGAGCGAAGAGTCGACGTCCTACAAGCTGAACATCGTCAAGGGGCTGAGAATCGCTCTGTATACAGACGGACTCACCGATATGGTGACGCCCGACGGAGTCCGCTTCGACGACGACAGAACCCGCGAACTCATCGCGTCTACCTACGGGAAAAGCGAAAACGATACCCGGGACGTTTTCCAGAAAGAGATCGACGGCTGGATTTCGGAAGCGATGCTCCCGGACGACATCACCATCATGGATATCCGTTTCAACTGA
- a CDS encoding alpha/beta hydrolase has protein sequence MGNSDTGLLRQAGKLFRKAIYNPKIPVKTLRVHFDALLGEAILPHNMDLQTVDAGVIPADLLSPELAIGKRIILYAHGGGFISGSRKAYRSLCASLATECAARLLLPEYRLSPEYPFPTALEDLYNAYAWLLKQGNNPADIIVAGDGAGGNLALSLLHYLSDKGSPLPAAAILLSPWTDLACEGQAFLARKHPDPIHTKEILSALALQYTWQSNFKNPQVSPIHGDFSLFPPLYIQCGSKEILLDDSRALAERARAVGIPTVLDIEDGMWHLFQAIDRLTPRAHLAVKRIGAWARSGCAGGLR, from the coding sequence ATGGGCAATTCAGACACAGGCTTGCTGCGGCAGGCGGGAAAATTATTCAGGAAAGCGATATACAATCCGAAAATCCCGGTAAAAACGCTCCGCGTTCATTTCGACGCGCTGCTCGGAGAAGCGATTCTTCCGCACAACATGGATTTGCAGACGGTCGACGCCGGCGTCATTCCCGCGGATCTGTTGAGCCCCGAGCTCGCGATCGGTAAACGCATCATCCTGTACGCCCACGGCGGCGGCTTCATCTCCGGCTCCCGGAAAGCCTACCGGAGCCTCTGCGCCTCCCTCGCGACCGAATGCGCCGCGCGACTCCTGTTGCCCGAATACCGGCTCTCGCCCGAATACCCCTTCCCCACCGCTCTGGAAGACCTCTACAACGCTTACGCATGGCTTTTAAAGCAGGGAAACAACCCGGCGGACATCATCGTAGCCGGGGACGGCGCGGGAGGAAACCTCGCGCTTTCGCTCCTCCACTATCTTTCAGACAAGGGAAGCCCCCTTCCCGCCGCGGCGATTCTGCTTTCTCCCTGGACGGACCTCGCCTGCGAGGGACAGGCCTTCCTCGCGCGCAAACACCCCGACCCTATCCACACGAAGGAAATTCTTTCAGCATTGGCCCTGCAGTACACATGGCAGAGCAACTTTAAAAATCCGCAAGTGTCTCCCATCCACGGAGACTTTTCCCTCTTTCCCCCGCTCTACATCCAGTGCGGTTCGAAGGAAATACTGCTGGACGATTCGAGAGCCCTCGCGGAGAGAGCGCGCGCGGTCGGCATACCGACGGTTCTCGACATCGAGGACGGCATGTGGCACCTCTTCCAGGCGATCGACCGCCTCACTCCGCGAGCCCACCTCGCGGTAAAACGCATCGGCGCGTGGGCGAGATCGGGATGCGCCGGAGGGCTGCGCTGA
- a CDS encoding peptidase U32 family protein, protein MELVSPAGNVEKLAYAWEYGADAAYIGLKKFSLRVKADNFHGDEHEEIRRMKEEYARKGKSKRLLCALNISFRDSDIRAFLAEKDFFRAYPIDAFIVQDIGMVRLLQKEFPEIPLHLSTQANCVNSEAVKMYRDLGFKRVVLGREASLSDIREIKSAVPEMEIECFGHGAMCIAYSGRCLISAYLTGRSANGGHCSHSCRWDYNLLASELKDGEREFAVEERARPGEIFPVVEGEDYTALFSSKDLCMIDYVRDMKDAGVDALKIEGRMKSLYYAAVVTRAYRKRIDELEGRLQPGKSKPFADELDRVSHREFATGFYFSKDDANKTTRGETSSPWQLAGTIGKQTAEHPDGSKEFEFFSMNKITAGTPLEYIGPDELALADSEYELLDPATREKRDWVCHGHPCLIRTKAPVRERYIVRSPDPDYTAEAAGMPRNNRLPKSLRNQAE, encoded by the coding sequence ATGGAACTGGTATCTCCTGCCGGCAACGTTGAAAAGCTCGCATACGCCTGGGAATACGGCGCCGACGCGGCCTACATCGGACTCAAGAAATTTTCGCTCCGCGTTAAAGCGGACAACTTCCACGGAGACGAACACGAAGAAATCCGCAGGATGAAAGAAGAATACGCGCGCAAGGGCAAGTCCAAGCGCCTCCTGTGCGCGCTCAACATCTCCTTCCGCGATTCCGACATCCGCGCCTTTCTCGCGGAAAAGGATTTTTTCCGGGCATACCCCATCGACGCATTCATCGTGCAGGACATCGGAATGGTACGCCTTCTGCAAAAAGAGTTTCCAGAGATTCCCCTCCATCTGAGCACGCAGGCGAACTGCGTCAATTCGGAAGCGGTGAAAATGTACCGCGACCTCGGCTTTAAGCGGGTCGTGCTCGGCCGGGAAGCGAGCCTTTCGGACATCAGGGAGATCAAGAGCGCCGTTCCGGAGATGGAGATCGAATGCTTCGGGCACGGAGCAATGTGCATCGCGTACTCAGGCCGCTGCCTCATCAGCGCCTACCTCACCGGACGGAGCGCGAACGGCGGGCACTGCAGCCACTCGTGCCGCTGGGACTACAACCTGCTCGCCTCCGAACTCAAGGACGGAGAGCGCGAGTTCGCCGTAGAGGAAAGAGCCCGGCCGGGAGAAATCTTCCCCGTCGTCGAAGGCGAGGACTACACCGCCTTGTTCTCCTCCAAAGATCTCTGCATGATCGACTACGTGCGGGACATGAAGGACGCCGGAGTCGACGCCCTGAAAATCGAAGGCCGCATGAAAAGCCTCTACTACGCCGCCGTCGTAACCCGCGCATACCGCAAGCGAATCGACGAGCTGGAAGGCCGCCTGCAGCCGGGAAAATCGAAACCCTTCGCGGACGAGCTCGACCGAGTATCCCACCGCGAATTCGCGACCGGCTTTTATTTTTCCAAGGACGACGCGAACAAAACAACGCGCGGAGAAACGTCCTCTCCCTGGCAGCTCGCCGGCACCATCGGAAAGCAAACCGCCGAACACCCGGACGGCTCGAAAGAATTCGAGTTCTTTTCCATGAATAAAATCACCGCGGGAACCCCGCTCGAATACATCGGCCCCGACGAGCTCGCCCTGGCCGACTCGGAATACGAACTTCTCGACCCCGCAACGCGCGAAAAGCGGGACTGGGTGTGCCACGGCCACCCCTGCCTCATCCGCACGAAAGCGCCCGTCCGCGAGCGCTACATCGTCCGCAGCCCCGACCCCGACTACACGGCCGAAGCCGCAGGCATGCCCCGCAACAACCGCCTCCCCAAATCCCTGAGGAACCAGGCGGAATAA
- a CDS encoding DUF6364 family protein has translation MLTKLTLTIDQSVVEQAKEYAQKKNRSVSRIVEEYLKNIAFANEPDASLSSLKSPITDSISGMFRDDGNAYEDMLDEALRERFL, from the coding sequence ATGCTTACAAAGCTTACGCTGACTATAGACCAATCAGTAGTGGAACAGGCAAAGGAATATGCTCAAAAAAAGAATAGAAGCGTATCTCGAATTGTCGAAGAGTATCTCAAAAATATTGCTTTTGCCAATGAACCAGACGCATCTCTTTCTTCTCTGAAATCGCCGATAACCGATAGTATTTCCGGAATGTTTCGCGACGACGGAAACGCCTATGAGGATATGTTGGATGAAGCTTTACGGGAAAGATTCTTGTGA
- a CDS encoding acetyl-CoA carboxylase carboxyltransferase subunit alpha, producing the protein MNGNKNVLERVEELQKLASEAGIDISEELKKISDKVEESSSSAKAWQRVELARNPDRPRALDVISVICDEFVELHGDRYYGDDPALIGGIGFINGIPVTIIGNQKGRNLKETLARNGGMANPEGYRKALRLAKQAEKFGRPVITLIDTQGAYPGLGAEERGIGEAIAMNLREFSQLKTPVICIIIGEGGSGGALGIGVGDKVYMLENAVYSVISPEGYASILLRDSSQAKHAAAMMKITSGDLLSMKICNGVISEPAGGAHLDPAESSRRIKDVIVRDLADLMNRNPAVLVRYRNQKIRKFGHFVEDCSDAT; encoded by the coding sequence ATGAACGGAAATAAAAACGTGCTCGAGCGGGTGGAAGAACTCCAAAAACTCGCCTCCGAAGCCGGTATAGACATCTCTGAAGAACTCAAGAAAATCAGCGACAAGGTCGAGGAAAGCTCAAGCTCGGCGAAAGCCTGGCAGCGGGTGGAACTCGCGCGCAATCCCGACCGGCCGCGCGCCCTCGACGTCATCTCCGTCATCTGCGACGAATTCGTCGAACTCCACGGCGACCGGTACTACGGCGACGACCCCGCCCTCATCGGCGGCATCGGCTTCATCAACGGCATTCCCGTCACCATCATCGGAAACCAGAAAGGCCGCAACCTCAAGGAAACCCTCGCCCGCAACGGCGGCATGGCGAACCCCGAAGGCTACCGCAAAGCTCTCCGCCTCGCGAAACAGGCGGAAAAATTCGGCCGCCCGGTCATCACCCTCATCGACACCCAGGGAGCCTACCCCGGACTCGGCGCCGAAGAACGCGGCATCGGCGAAGCGATCGCCATGAACCTGCGCGAATTCAGCCAGCTGAAAACTCCTGTCATCTGCATCATCATCGGCGAAGGCGGCTCCGGCGGAGCGCTCGGAATCGGCGTCGGCGACAAGGTCTACATGCTGGAGAACGCCGTCTACTCGGTCATCTCGCCGGAAGGCTACGCCTCGATTTTGCTGCGAGACTCGAGCCAGGCGAAGCACGCCGCCGCTATGATGAAAATCACCTCGGGCGACCTCTTGTCCATGAAAATCTGCAACGGCGTCATCTCCGAACCCGCAGGCGGCGCCCACCTCGACCCGGCTGAATCGAGCCGGCGCATCAAGGACGTCATCGTCCGCGACCTCGCCGACCTCATGAACCGCAACCCCGCCGTCCTGGTCCGCTACCGCAACCAGAAAATCCGCAAGTTCGGCCACTTTGTGGAAGACTGCTCCGACGCTACCTGA